In the genome of Pelecanus crispus isolate bPelCri1 chromosome 17, bPelCri1.pri, whole genome shotgun sequence, one region contains:
- the LOC142595083 gene encoding glutathione S-transferase 2-like, with product MVVTLGYWDIRGLAHAIRLLLEYTETPYQERRYRPGPAPDFDPSDWTSEKEKLGLDFPNLPYLIDGPTKLTQSNAILRYLARKHGLGPETEEEMLRVDVLENQIMDLRMSFARLCYDPDFAKLKLAYLEQLPGKLRELSQFLGSRPWFAGEKLTFVDFVAYDVLDQHRMFVPECPELQGNLGRFLQRFEALEKISSYMQSGRFMKTPIFWRTAQWCNTKE from the exons ATGGTGGTGACGCTGGGGTACTGGGACATCCGTGGG ctgGCCCACGCCATCCGCCTGCTGCTGGAGTACACGGAGACCCCCTACCAGGAGCGGCGGTACCGGCCCGGCCCAG cccctgacTTTGACCCCAGCGACTGGACCAGCGAGAAGGAGAAACTGGGCCTCGACTTCCCCAAC cTGCCCTATCTCATCGACGGCCCCACCAAGCTGACGCAGAGCAACGCCATCCTGCGCTACCTCGCCCGCAAGCACGGCCTGG GGCCTGAGACGGAGGAGGAGATGCTCCGCGTGGACGTGCTGGAGAACCAGATCATGGATTTGAGGATGAGCTTCGCCCGGCTCTGCTACGACCCCGACTTC GCGAAGCTGAAGCTGGCGTACCTGGAGCAGCTGCCGGGGAAGCTGCGGGAGCTGTCGCAGTTCCTGGGTTCCCGGCCATGGTTTGCAGGGGAGAAG ctcACCTTCGTGGACTTCGTGGCGTACGACGTGCTGGACCAGCACCGCATGTTCGTCCCCGAGTGCCCCGAGCTGCAGGGCAACCTGGGCCGGTTCCTGCAGCGCTTCGAG GCTCTGGAGAAGATCTCCTCCTACATGCAGTCGGGGCGCTTCATGAAGACCCCCATTTTCTGGCGCACGGCGCAGTGGTGCAACACCAAGGAGTGA
- the AMPD2 gene encoding LOW QUALITY PROTEIN: AMP deaminase 2 (The sequence of the model RefSeq protein was modified relative to this genomic sequence to represent the inferred CDS: deleted 1 base in 1 codon), which produces MDGKYKEIAEELFCRSLAESEMRTAPYEFPEESPIEQLEERRQRLERQISQDVKLEPDILLRAKQDFLKIDSAADLQLFKEQNEDLVDHVPKEREALLEREFQRVTISGEEKCGVPFTDLLDAAKSVVKALFLREKYMGLSLQSFCKTTARYLQELSEKPLETRGYEEVPETPVAADAPVHPPFAEQHPYETWDPQTMPADLGFGLKMVDGVVHVYTKQDLTDKSTELDLPYPDLQEFIADMNFLMALIINGPIKSFCYRRLQYLSSKFQMHVLLNEMKELAAQKKVPHRDFYNIRKVDTHIHASSCMNQKHLLRFIKRAMKKHLDEIVHVEKGKEQTLKEVFETMNLTAYDLSVDTLDVHADRNTFHRFDKFNAKYNPIGESILREIFIKTDNRVSGKYFAHIIKEVMSDLEESKYQNAELRLSIYGRSRDEWDKLARWAVNHRVHSNNVRWLVQVPRLFDVYRTKKQLANFQEMLENIFLPLYEATIHPAQHPELHLFLEHVDGFDSVDDESKPEHHIFNLDSPLPGNWVEEDNPPYSYYLYYMYANMTVLNHLRRKRGFHTFVLRPHCGEAGPIHHLVSGFMVSENISHGLLLRKAPVLQYLYYLAQIGIAMSPLSNNSLFLSYHRNPLPEYLSRGLMVSLSTDDPLQFHFTKEPLMEEYSIATQVWKLSSCDMCELARNSVLMSGFSHKVKSYWLGPHYLKEGPEGNDIRRTNVPDIRVSYRFETLCQELTLITQAVQTEELETIQEEDALTITSTLGTH; this is translated from the exons ATGGACGGCAAATACAAGGAGATCGCGGAG GAGCTGTTCTGCCGCTCGCTGGCCGAGAGCGAGATGCGGACGGCGCCCTACGAGTTCCCGGAGGAGAGTCCCATCGAGCAGCTGGaggagcggcggcagcgcctCGAACGCCAGATCAGCCAGGACGTCAA ACTTGAGCCCGACATTTTGCTCAGAGCCAAACAGGACTTCTTGAAAATTGACAGTGCCGCGGACTTACA GCTCTTCAAGGAGCAGAACGAGGACCTGGTGGACCACGTCCCCAAGGAGCGGGAGGCGCTGCTGGAGCGGGAGTTCCAGCGGGTCACCATCTCCGGCGAGGAGAAATGCGGG GTGCCCTTCACGGACCTTCTGGACGCGGCCAAGAGCGTGGTGAAGGCGTTGTTCCTACGGGAGAAGTACATGGGGTTGTCGCTGCAGAGCTTTTGCAAAACCACCGCCCGGTACCTGCAGGAGCTCTCCGAGAAACCCCTGGAGACCCGTGGCTACGAGGAGGTGCCCGAGACCCCCGTGGCCGCCG ATGCCCCCGTGCACCCCCCGTTCGCGGAGCAGCACCCCTACGAGACGTGGGACCCCCAGACCATGCCAGCTGATCTGGGCTTTGGGCTGAAGATGGTGGACGGTGTGGTGCACGTCTACACCAAGCAGGACCTCACCGACAA GAGCACGGAGTTGGACCTGCCGTACCCCGACCTGCAGGAGTTCATCGCCGACATGAATTTCCTCATGGCTTTGATCATCAACGGGCCCAT CAAATCCTTCTGCTACCGCCGGCTGCAGTACCTGAGCTCCAAGTTCCAGATGCATGTGCTGCTCAACGAGATGAAGGAGCTGGCGGCCCAGAAGAAGGTGCCCCACCGTGACTTCTACAACATCCGCAAG GTGGACACCCACATCCACGCCTCGTCCTGCATGAACCAGAAGCATCTCCTGCGCTTCATCAAGCGGGCCATGAAGAAGCACCTGGATGAAATCGTCCACGTGGAGAAGGGCAAGGAGCAGACGCTCAAGGAGGTCTTCGAGACGATGAACCTCACCGCCTACGACCTGAGCGTGGACACGCTGGATGTCCACGCG GACCGCAACACCTTCCACCGCTTCGACAAGTTCAACGCCAAGTACAACCCCATCGGCGAGTCCATCCTGCGGGAGATCTTCATCAAGACGGACAACCGCGTCTCGGGGAAGTACTTTGCCCACATCATCAAG GAGGTGATGTCCGACCTGGAGGAGAGCAAGTACCAAAACGCCGAGCTGCGGCTCTCCATCTACGGCCGCTCCCGGGATGAGTGGGACAAGCTGGCCCGCTGGGCCGTCAACCACCGCGTCCACTCCAACAACGTCCGCTGGCTCGTGCAGGTGCCCCGGCTCTT TGACGTCTACCGGACGAAGAAGCAGTTGGCCAACTTCCAGGAGATGCTGGAGAACATCTTCCTGCCCCTCTACGAGGCCACCATCCACCCTGCCCAACACCCAGAGCTGCACCTCTTCCTGGAGCAC GTGGATGGCTTCGACAGCGTGGATGATGAATCCAAACCAGAGCATCACATCTTCAACCTGGACAGCCCCTTGCCGGGCAACTGGGTGGAAGAGGACAATCCCCCCTACTCCTACTACCTGTACTACATGTACGCCAACATGACGGTGCTCAACCACCTCCGACG GAAGCGAGGCTTCCACACCTTCGTCCTGCGCCCGCACTGTGGCGAGGCCGGCCCCATCCACCACCTCGTCTCGGGCTTCATGGTCTCGGAGAACATCTCCCATGGCTTGCTGCTCCGCAAG GCCCCCGTCCTGCAGTACCTCTACTACCTGGCGCAGATCGGCATCGCCATGTCCCCGCTGAGCAACAACAGCCTCTTCCTCAGCTACCACCGCAACCCCCTGCCCGAGTACCTCTCGCGG GGGCTCATGGTCTCCCTCTCCACCGACGACCCCCTCCAGTTCCACTTCACCAAG GAGCCGCTGATGGAGGAGTACAGCATTGCCACCCAGGTCTGGAAGCTCAGCTCCTGCGACATGTGCGAGCTGGCCCGCAACAGCGTCCTCATGAGCGGCTTCTCCCACAAG GTGAAGAGCTACTGGCTGGGTCCCCACTACCTGAAGGAGGGGCCGGAGGGCAACGACATCCGTCGCACCAACGTCCCCGACATCCGCGTGAGCTACCGCTTCGAGACGCTGTGCCAGGAGCTGACCCTCATCACGCAGGCGGTGCAGACCGAGGAGCTGGAGACCATCCAGGAGGAGGACGCTCTCACCATCACCTCCACCCTGGGCACCCACtga
- the GNAT2 gene encoding guanine nucleotide-binding protein G(t) subunit alpha-2, protein MGSGASAEDKEMAKRSKELEKKLQEDADKEAKTVKLLLLGAGESGKSTIVKQMKIIHQDGYTAEECMEFKAIIYGNILQSILAIIRAMSTLGIDYAESSRADDGRQLFNLADSIEEGTMPPELVDCIKKLWKDAGVQACFDRAAEYQLNDSAAYYLNQLDRITAPGYLPNEQDVLRSRVKTTGIIETKFSVKDLNFRMFDVGGQRSERKKWIHCFEGVTCIIFCGALSAYDMVLVEDDEVNRMHESLHLFNSICNHKFFAATSIILFLNKKDLFEEKIKKVHLSICFPDYDGPNTFEDAGNYIKTQFLDLNMRKDVKEIYSHMTCATDTQNVKFVFDAVTDVIIKENLKDCGLF, encoded by the exons ATGGGGAGCGGGGCCAGCGCGGAGGACAAGGAGATGGCCAAGAGGTCcaaggagctggagaagaagCTCCAGGAGGATGCGGATAAGGAGGCCAAGACGGTCAAGTTGCTCTTGCTTG GGGCTGGAGAGTCGGGCAAGAGCACCATCGTGAAGCAGATGAA GATCATCCACCAGGACGGCTACACAGCCGAGGAGTGCATGGAGTTCAAGGCCATCATCTACGGCAACATCCTGCAGTCCATCCTGGCCATCATCCGCGCCATGTCCACGCTGGGCATCGACTACGCCGAGTCGTCCCGCGCG GACGACGGCCGGCAGCTCTTCAACCTGGCCGACTCCATCGAGGAGGGCACCATGCCCCCCGAGCTGGTCGACTGCATCAAGAAGCTGTGGAAGGACGCGGGGGTCCAGGCTTGCTTCGACCGAGCCGCCGAGTACCAGCTCAACGACTCGGCCGCATA TTATCTGAACCAGCTGGACCGGATCACGGCCCCCGGCTACCTCCCCAACGAGCAGGACGTGCTGCGATCCCGAGTGAAGACCACGGGCATCATTGAGACCAAGTTCTCCGTCAAAGACCTGAATTTCAG GATGTTCGATGTGGGAGGGCAGAGATCGGAGCGCAAGAAGTGGATCCACTGCTTCGAGGGGGTGACCTGCATCATCTTCTGCGGGGCGCTGAGCGCCTACGACATGGTGCTGGTGGAGGACGACGAAGTG AACCGCATGCACGAATCCCTGCACCTATTCAACAGTATATGCAACCACAAGTTCTTTGCCGCCACGTCCATCATCCTCTTCCTCAACAAGAAGGACCTTTTCGAGGAAAAGATCAAGAAAGTCCATCTCAGCATTTGCTTCCCAGATTACGACG GTCCCAACACGTTTGAAGACGCAGGAAATTACATCAAGACCCAATTCCTTGATCTCAACATGCGAAAGGACGTGAAGGAGATCTACAGCCACATGACCTGTGCCACAGACACGCAGAACGTCAAATTCGTCTTTGACGCCGTCACGGATGTCATCATCAAAGAGAACCTCAAGGACTGCGGCCTCTTCTGA